The DNA segment gaatgggctgttaaaaaaaaccacctgaaaaaaaatcacactgttgactcatatttaacttgtggtccactataacctctagatccctttctgccatactctgcCATAATCTGCGtaactacctctccccctagcttagtgttgtctgcaaacttgctgagggtacaatccagtctctcctccaggtcattaataaagatgttgaacaacaccggccccagaactgagctttgcagcactctgcttgaaaccaaacgccatccagatattgagccattgaccactacatgttgggcccaaccttcaagccagctttctatccatcttatagtccatggatccaatccatacttcctcaacttatgggcaagaatgttgtgggagactgtatcaaaagctttgctgaagtcaaggtatatcacatccactgacttccccatgtccacagaccctgttacctcatcatagaaactaatcagattggtcaggcacgacttacccttggtgaatccgtgttgactactcttgatcacttttccctcttccaagggttccagaatggattccttgaggatccccagggactgaggtaagtctgattgattattttcccagggactgaggtaagtctGATTgatctacagttccctggattgtccttctttccttttttaaaaatgagcactacatttgccttgttccagtcatccaggatctctcccaatctccaagagtcttcaaagataatggccaaaggcactgcaatgatatctgccaattccctcagtacccttggatgcattaaattgaAGGGTACaacctgcttaggaaggatagacagggaagtaaggggggaggtgttgccttttatattaaaaatgtacacacttggactgaggtggagatggacgtaggagatggacatgttgagagtctctgggttagactaacggggtaaaaaacaagggtgatgtcctgcaaGGTGTCTACTAAAGGCTGcatagccaggtggaagaggtggatgaggctttttttaaacaactaacaaagttaAGCAGGGctccagatttggtggtgatgtggGACTTCTACTATGCAGATATATGTTggaaaactaatacagcagggtaCAGAATATCCAGTAAGTTCTTCGATTgaattggagacaattttttattccaaaaggttgaaaaaactaCCAGCgggaaagctgttctagattcgattttaacaaatagggaggaattggtagagaacttgaaggtggaaggcagcttgggtgaaagtgatcatgaaatcacagagttcacaatcctcaggaagggtagaacagaaaatagcaaaatagagataatggatttcaggagggcagattttggtaaacttggagagctggtaggtaaggtcccatgggaagcaaaactgaggggaaaaacagctgaggagagttggcagtttttcaaagggacattattaagggtccagaagcaagctatcccgctgtgtaggaaagatagaaaatatggaaaaagatcgccttggcttaaccaggagatcttgcatgatctcaaaataaaaaaggaattgtataaaaaatggaaacaaggccAAATTGCAaagaatgaatataggcaaacaacacaagaatgcaggagcaagattagaaaggctaaggcacaaagtgagctcaaactagctacaggcataaagggaaacaagaaggctttttacagatatattagaaacaagaggaagaccagggacagaatagggccattgctcagtgaggagggagaaacagtaacagggaacttggaaatggcagagatgcttaatgacttctttgtttcagtcttcactgagaagtctgatgaaggaatatccaacatagtgaatgctagtgggaaaggggtagggttcgaagctgaaataaaaaaagaacaagttaaaactcacttaggaaaattagatgtctgcatgtcaccagggcctgatgaaattcaccttagaatactcaaggacctgatagaggaggtatctgagcctttatctatcatctttggaaaatcatgggagacaggagagattccagaagactggaaaatggcaaatatagtgcccatctataaaaaggggaataagaataacccaggaaactacaggtcagtcagcttaactccgaaagataatggaacaggtaattaaagaaatcatctgcaagcacttggaaggtggtaaggtaacaggaaacagccagcatgggtttgtaaagaataaatcttgtcaaactaaagtgatagctttctttgataggataatgagccttgtggataggggagaagcggtagatgtggtatacctagactttagtaaagcatttgatacggtgtcgcatgatattcttataaaaaaaactaggcaaatacaatttagataaggctactataaggtgggtgcataactggctggataaccgtagccagagagtagttcttaatggttctcaatcctgttggaaaagtataacaagtggggttccgcaggggtctgtgttaggactggttctgttcaatgtcttcatcaatgatttagatattggcatagaaagtacacttattaagtttgcagatgataccaagctgggaggggttgcaactgttttggaggataggttcataattcaaaatgatctggataaattgtagaaatggtctgaggtaaacaggatgaagtttaacaaggacaaatgcaaagtgctccacttgggaggaacaatcagtttcacacatatagaatgggaagagactgtctaggaatgactacagcaaaaagggatctagggattatagtggaccacaagctaaatatgagtcaactgtgtgatgctgttgcaaaaaaagcaaacatgattctgggatgcattaacaggcgtgttgtgaacaagacacgagaagtcattcttccgctctactctgcactggttaggcctcagctggagtattgtgtccagttctgggtaccgcagttcaaacaagatgtggagaaactagagagggttcagaaacgagtgacaagaatgattaaaggtctagagaatgtgacctatgaaaaaaggttgaaagaattgggcttgtttagtttgcaaaagagaagattgaggggagacatgatagccgTTTTCGGGTATCTGAAATGGAGtgataaggaggaaggagaaaacttgttcttcttgggctctgaggatagagcaagaggcaatgggcttaaactgtagcaagggaggtttaggttggacattaggaaaaagttccttactgtcagggtggtcaaacactggaataaattgccaagggaggttgtggaatctccatcgctggagatatttaagaacaggttagatagatgtctatcagggatggtttagatagtacttggtcctgccattggggtagggggctggactcgatggccttttgaggtcccttctggtcctagtgttctatgattctatgatttgtgtacatctgttatttctaggtagctcttaacttgttccttccccaccgacagctgccctccaccttcccatactgcattgtctagcactgcagtgtaggagctgtccttgtctttgaagactgaagcaaaaaaagcattgagtacttcagcttttcttacatcatctgtctctaggttacctctctcagccagtaatggccccacaccttctctgataacccgcttATTGCTCACAAGCCTatggaaacccttcttgttacccttcacattccttgccatcTGCATttctaattgtgctttcgctttcctgattactgcctggcattctccagccatatatttgtactcctccttagtcagctgtccacatttccatttcctatacgcatcctttttgagtttaagctgaccaaggattccCCTGTTCAAccaagctagttgcctaccacatttgtatttcttactatgcagcgggatggtttgttcctgtgccttcagtaagatttctttaaaatactgccagttgtcttgaactcttttccccttcatcttcgtttcccaaaggatcctgcccatcagttctctcagggagtcaaagtctgctcttttgaaatcaagggtctgtatactactgctcacctttcttccttttgttaggaTTCTGAAATCCACCacctcatggtcgctgcagcccaggttgccacccacttctatttctcctgatagttcttccctgtttgtgagcagcaggtcaagttgtgctctggttggttggttccttcagcacttgtaccaagaagttatatctaacattttccaaaaacttcctggattgtctgtgtgctgctgtactggtctcccaacatatgtctggatgattaaagtctctcatgagaaccaggacctgtgatcatagaatcatagaatcttagaatcatagaatactaagactggaagggacctcaagaggccattgagtccagccccctgccctcatggcaggacaatgtactgtctaaaccatccctgatatacatctatctaaactgttcttaaatacctccagagatggagattccacaacctcccttagcaatttattccactgtttgaccatcctgacagttaggaactttttcctaatctccaacctaaacctcccttgctgcagtttaaatccattgcctcttgttctatcctcagagcccaagaagaacaagttttctccctcctccttatgacacccttttagatacctgaaaaccgctatcatgtcatccctcaatcttctcttttccaaactaaacaagcccaattctttcagcctttcttcacaggccacattctctacacctttaatcattcttgtcactctttgctggaccctttccaacttctccacatctttcttgaactccagtgcccagaactggacacaatactccagctgaggcctaaccagcgcagagtagagtggaagaatgacttctcgtgtcttgttcacaacacgcctgttaatgcatcccagaatcacgtttgctttttttgcaacagcatcacactgttgactcatatttagcttgtggtctactataatccctagatccctttctgctgtagtcattcctaaacagtctctccccattctgtatgtgtgaaactgattgttccttcccaagtggagcactttgcatttgtccttattaaacttcatcctgtttacctcagaccatttctacaatttatccagctcattttgaattaggaccctattctccaaaacagttgcaacccctcccagcttcgtatcatctgcaaacataataagcgtactttctatgccaatatctaaatcattgatgaagatattgaacagaaccgggcctaacacagacccctgcggaaccccacttattatacttttccagcaggattgagaaccattaagaactactctctgggtacggttatccagccagttatgcacccaccttatagtagccttatctaaattgtatttgcctaattttttgctaagaatatcatgcgagaccgtatcaaatgctttactaaagtctaggtataccacatctactgcttctcccctatccacaaagcttgttatcctatcaaagaaagctatcagagtagtttgacaagatttattctttacaaacccatgctggctgttccctattaccttaccaccttccaagtgcttgcagatgatttcttttattacctgctccattatctttcctggcacagaagttaagctaactggcctgtagtttcctgggttattcttattcccctttttatagatgggcactatatttgccattttccagtcttctggaatctctcctgtctcccatgattttccaaagatgatagataaaggctcagatatctcctctatcagctccttgagtattctaaggtgaatttcatcaggccctggtgacttgcagacacctaatttttctaagtgatttttaacttgttctttttttatttcaacttttaaccctacccctttcccactagcattcactatgttgggcattccttcattagacttctcagtgaagactgaaacaaagaagtcattaagcatctctgccatttccaagttccctgttactgttactccctcctcactgagcaatggtcctaccctgtccctggtcttcctcttgtttctaatatatttataaaaaccttcttgtttccctttatgcctgtagctagtttgagctcactTTGTGCctgagcctttctaatcttgctcctgcattcttgtgttgtttgcctatattcatcctttctaATTTggccttgtttccattttttatatgattccttttttattttgtgatcatgcaagatctcctggttaagcaaCGGCagccttttgccatattttctatctttcctacgcagtgggatagcttgcttgtgggcccttaataatgtccctttgaaaaactgccaactctcctcagctcttttcccctcagttttgcttcccatgggcccttacctaccagttctctgagtttaccaaaatctgccctcctgaaatccattatctctattttactgttttcccttcttctcttccttagaattgtgGACCCTGTGATTTgatgatcactttcacctaagctgccttccattttcaagttctctaccaattcctccccgtttgttaaaatcaaatccagaacagtttccccccagtagctttttcaaccttttggaataaaaaattgtctccaatgctatccaagaacttactggatattctgtgccccgctgtattagtttcctaacatatatctggatagctgatATCCGGAATCCTGCACAACTTTGTTGGTTGTTTacaaaaagcctcatccacctcttccacctgggtaggtggcctgtagtagactgcTAGCAGGagatcacccttgtttttttacccctctttgtctaacccagagactcctaacacgtccatctcctatgtcaaTCTTCACCtcagtgatttggaagcttcacttacttgtctgaagaagtcctcatctacctcattgtcctgatctggtggtctatagcagacaccaactacaacacctCTGTTGTTTCCCTCTCTAAGCTTAACCTAAAGACAAtcaactggtttttctccctccttatgctAGAGCTCTAAGCTCTCATAGTGCTCCCTcgcatagagcacaactcctcctctttttctcccgTTTGTCCTTCCTAatcagtttatacccttccatgaccatgttccagttatgcaaatcatcccaccacgtctccattattccaacaacctcatatttctttgactgtgccagggcctctaattcttcctctttgttccccaggcttcttgcatttctgtacaagcaccttagagaagtgactgattggcccactttctcctcttcacccaggaaacctactttattgttccctactccttTCTCACCTCAGGGTTGATGATCCTCTGTTTGATTCATTTTCTCTGTGGTACCACGATactagactagatggacctttggtctgacaccctatggccattcttatgatattatgtttatgttcttatgcccccaagacacagctctttcgataCCTTTCAGTACTGCTATCCTCTAGCCACAcatctccttccccacccatgcCCACTCCAAATTTGACCTGAATAAGAGACCAAGCATGAAAAATTTCAGGCCAACCAGTTAAAATCTGCCAATATTTAAATGAGTTAAAAGCAGGACATTTGTGACTAGAAGGGTTAGCCAGCCTTAAAATGTATTCCAGGTCTTCACCTATAATATATAACCTTTTATGCTATTGTATTTTACTAGTACACCTGGAACCCCAGCATCTAACATGGCATCCATGAAGCCAGAACAAAAATCTAAAGGTTTTGGGGAAAATAAGCAAGGAACAAGCAGAAATGAAGGTGATAAGTCTAAAACAAGGAGCAGCACAGAACTATTTGTCAAAGAGAGGGAGCAGTATCTGCAGAAGGAATATAAGATCCTGACTGAGCATGTGAACATGTACATGAAGCGAGTGGAGCACTTCCTGTCGGAGAATGAGTTCCTGGATAAAGAGGCCCAGAAGATTCAGGAGGATAGCAAAGCGTATGTGACCCATATCGGTAAACACACTCAGAAACGTCAAAATGCTATCATCACACTAAACGACCAGAACCACTTTGATCTGGCAcagatccaggagcagaaggaaAAGTTGATGTCACAACACACAGATAAAGAGAAGGAGGTCAGGAACCAATTGATCGAGATGGAGACAAAGTATTCTCTTATAAACAAAGAAGTTGAAGATTTGCAGCCCTTCAAAGATCTACAGTTGGAACAGTTGAGCAGAATCAAGGAGCTGGAGAGGGAACTGCTACTTACAAAAATACAGCACTCAGAGCAAATGCACAAGGTCAAGAGCCGATTCCTGCAAGCTAAAGCTGAATATGAGCTGGACTCTCATCAGAAGGTTCAGTCTCTGGCCAAGAGAGCTGAAGAGGAAGCTGTACGCAGTCTAATCCTGCACACGAAGCAGGTGAAAGCAGAAAATTGGCAACTGCGCCATGAACTGCTCAGTCTCATCCAACGCTCACACATTCTTAAAATGTTCAAGCTTCAACTGAGGgagcagcaacagcaactccTTCAGGAGCATCATTATAGCCAAGACCTTGCACGCATGTGCCATTGGTTAAAGCAACATGTGGCACAGGACTCAAACAAGTAAGTCAACAGCTTTGGCCACTCCCTCAAAAGCATCACATCAGCCAAGATCAGCCACATTCCTACTTCCCTCACTAGTGGTAAATCATAAAGAGGTTACATTTAACTTTCATAGGTAAGTAACATTTGAAAGCCCAGTCTCTTTTCTCCACAAAATATGTAGCCATAATTTCTCTGTCTGGAAAGAAGCTATGATGATCAATAAATTGACGCTTTCCCCATCAGCAGATAATATTCTTGGAGCAAACAAAGACAGAGGAGAGCATGGAGAGAAGAAcaataaacataaataaaaagacAAGAAGTTCTGGAGTACAGAATCTTGTTTCTGAGGGTTTAATTTATCTCATGATAAACTAATACTGTGGAACAGGTCCCAAGCCCCATTCCAATTCCTCTGCCTTACTTTGGTGAGTTAATGAGGCCATCTGAGGAATCCTTAAACGGCACAAAGCACAGATGTCTGAAAGGATACTTCCTTGTGACTGCTGCTCCTGGGACATGTAATCATCCTATGCCGTGTTTATACACACTACAAACTTGAACTCTTGAAAGCTGGCTATCCCCATCTGCTACAATTTTCCAAGCCCAAGTCACTGAGGTAGAAATCCAGCCAGAAACCATAAATTATGTAATCACAAAACCAGAATTCAAAAGAGGGAACACAAATAAATGAGCAGCATGAAGTTTACTTATTGCAGACAAATCCCTTTCAAAACACACAATGTAAACATAATCAGGCTTTTCAGCCTTTTGTGATAAGCTACACATACCAATAAGAAACAATATTTATTGATTTCTCCATTTGACCGTTCCTACTGTTATCCTCCCTGATCATCTCATCTGCAGAATTTCTGGCACTCAGTCTATCACTGATAGCCAAAAGTATCCTCTTACAAACATATCAATACTAACTCATCCTGATCATCTTCTGCAGACCCATTAGCAGGGTAATAACTCCCATTATGTGTGCATTCTCACAACAACGATATTCTATATCTTACAGCTATTTTGTGGTGTACAAAATACATCAGGAGTATCAActtcccttgacaatttattccactgtctgaccaccctgacagttaggaactttttcctaatctccaacctaaacctcccttgctgcatttaagcctattgcctcttgttctagccccagaggccaagaagaacaagttttctccctcctccttatgacacccttttagatacctgaaaatggctatcatgtctcccctcaatcttctcttttgcaaactaaacaagcccaattctttcaaccttttttcataggtcacattctctagacctttaatcattcttgtcgctcttttctggaccctctctaatttctccacatctttcttgaactccagtgcccagaactggacacaatactccagctgaggcctaaccagtgcagagtagagtggaagaatgacttcttgtgtcttgttcacaacacgcctgttaatgcatcccagaatcatgtctgctttttttgcaagagcatcacactgttcattcatacttagcttgtggtccactataacccttagatccctttctgctgcagtcattcctaaacagtctctccccattctgtatgtgtgaaactgattgttcctcccaagtggagcactttgcatttgtccttattaaacttcatcctgtttacctcagaccatttctccaatttatccagatcattttgaattaggaCCCTGttgtccaaagcagttgcaacccctcccagcttggtatcatctgcaaacataataagcgtactttctatgccaatatctaaatcattgatgaagatattgaacagaaccgggcctaacacagacccctgcggaaccccacttattatacttttccagcaggattaagaaccattaagaactactctctgggtacggttatccagccagttatgcatccactttatagcagccttatctaaattgtatttgcctaattttttgataagaatatcatgcgagactatatcaaatgctttactaaagtctaggtataccatatctaccgcttctcccctatccacgaGCCTCAttttcctatcaaagaaagctatcagagtagtttgacaagatttgttctttacacattcatgctggctcttccctatcaccttaccaccttccaagtgcttgcagatgatttctttaattacctgctccattatctttcctggcacagaagttaagctaactggcctgtaatttcctgggttattcttattccctttttatagatgggcactatatttgccattttccagtcttctggaatctctcctgtctcccatgattttcaaagatgatagataaaggctcagatacctcctctatcagctccttgagtattctaggatgcatttcatcaggccctggtgacttgcagacacctaatttttctaagtgatttttaacttgttcttttattatttcaatttctaaccctacccctttcccactagcattcactattttGGGTagtccttcatcagacttctcagtgaagagtgaaacaaagaagtcattaagcatctctgccatttccaagttccctgttactgtttctccctcctcactgagcaatggccctaccctgtccctggtcttcctcttgtttctaatatatttataaaaagtcttctcgtttccttttatgcctgtagctagtttgagctcattttgtgccttagcctttctaatcttgctcctgcattcttgtgttgtttgcctatattcatcctttctaATTTagccttgtttccattttttgtacgattccttttttattttgtgatcatgcaagatctcctggttaagcaacggcagtcttttgccatattttctatctttcctacgctgTGCGATAGCTTGCTTtggggcctttaataatgtccgtttgaaaaactgccaactctcctcagttgtttttcccctcagttttgttcccatgggaccttacctaccagctctctgattttaccaaaatctgccctcctgaaatccactcTCTCCATTTTGCTGTTTTCCATTGTACCCtttcttagaattgtgaactctatgatttcatgatcactttcacccaagcggccttccactttcaagttctttaccaattcctccctatttgttaaaatcaaatctagaacagcttccccccagtagctttttcaaccttttggaataaaaaattgtctccaatacaatccaagaacttactggatagtctgtgccctgctgtattagtttcccaacatatatctggatagttgaagtcccccatcaccaccaaatccggggccctacATGAAttttttagttgtttaaaaaaagcctcatccacctctttcacctgggtaggtggcctgtagtagactccttgcaggacatcacccttagtctaacccagagactctcaacacgtccatctcctatgtccatctccagctcagtccaagtgtgtatatttttaatatataaggcaacacctccccagtttcttccctgtctgtcctttcctaagcaggctgtactcttcaataccaacattccaatcatgtgtattatcctaccaagtttctgtgatcccAACGTcttagttgtatttatttattagcacttccagttcttcctgcttattacccatacttcttgcatctgtatataggcatctaagatattgatttgatcttgcctctctgttttgccctgaccctctttttactctgacctTGCTGCctatgctgcctcccatttctgacccatctcccaggtttccatgttttccacttacctgtgggctttgctcccctgcccgtcgaacctagtttaaagccctcctcactaggttacccagtctgtgtccaaatagggtctttcctttcctcgaaaggtgaacaccatctctgcctagcagtccttcctggtatagcatcccgtggtcgaggaagccaaagccttcctggtgaccaCCTGTCTCTgactgggcccctaccactgacaggcaggattgaggagaataccacctgtgccccaaactccctcacccgtgcccccagagtcctgaagtcactcttgacctgctcagcatcacaccttgcagtatcattagtgcccacatggatgagaagcatgagatagtagtcagagggccgcataatcctcgacaatgcctccgtaacgtctcagatatgggcccccggcaggcagcatacctcccgagatgaaatgtaagggcaacagatgggcacctccgtccccctcagaagagagtccccgaccaccactactctatgtttcctcctcgcagtggtggcagcagacttgcCAGCCTTGGGGATAGGAGGCTTCTCCTCTGTTGTatggggcgattctttgtctcctgtatcaagtacagcataacggtttcctagtaccatggtgggagggttctgagcaggggtggaacagtgcctactgccagaagtaacaagctgccagtgtccaccctgatctatctcctcctccaccagtggtttatcaacTGTCCTGTGTAcggggacagttacctcagctgtctccacatgaatactatccaggaactgcttgtggagttggatactcctcaacctggctacctcctcctgtagctctcccac comes from the Carettochelys insculpta isolate YL-2023 chromosome 2, ASM3395843v1, whole genome shotgun sequence genome and includes:
- the CCDC166 gene encoding coiled-coil domain-containing protein 166, coding for MASMKPEQKSKGFGENKQGTSRNEGDKSKTRSSTELFVKEREQYLQKEYKILTEHVNMYMKRVEHFLSENEFLDKEAQKIQEDSKAYVTHIGKHTQKRQNAIITLNDQNHFDLAQIQEQKEKLMSQHTDKEKEVRNQLIEMETKYSLINKEVEDLQPFKDLQLEQLSRIKELERELLLTKIQHSEQMHKVKSRFLQAKAEYELDSHQKVQSLAKRAEEEAVRSLILHTKQVKAENWQLRHELLSLIQRSHILKMFKLQLREQQQQLLQEHHYSQDLARMCHWLKQHVAQDSNK